Proteins encoded in a region of the Novibacillus thermophilus genome:
- a CDS encoding M14 family metallopeptidase has product MGVKRLWTSALTVFSIMALLAPSLWTSPSAAASLRDVDLERETSLVRITVPDRSTLDELVASDLDLTEYVRERDGAIEVDAVVTESERKALKAQGYTVETVTTYSEVERTLKQREQKVRQLQQATARVDKINILRAQHFANQGGTFLYVEAKTSAGDAGSVSLTATWTEDGEKKTATLQRKVDQNEYLYHHMLVEIGAVPDRVVITSNQGGRAEVPVTEWVGGEPPDEGEHYVSDFIDHYMTPTEVTARIEQLAAEFPELAEIVTLPYETNGYRRKAQALIGNPEIHPDATVVLTSKAWGHEGGNDITVDVEASDEANADLTVEVNGNHMTVNLATNASAEPSSTAADVVDAVNASAGHLVTATLFRNSSGDDTVRPQERTALNNGLDAPPEVSREPFEVKAIRIGKHRDGSKVGVMAYAQEHAREWVTPLVAVETAERLLRNYATDADTKKLVDNLDIFIVPTVNPDGGHYSFYDYNWQRKNMTNHCGPENSDPYRQDTWGVDLNRNHTVGSVYDGYIGASTNCTSGTYAGPEELSEPESRNLIWLAEENPNIQFAMNIHSYGGYFMWPPGAYDAERNTLPRPTAGEEAYFWQASQTILEAIKAYRGTVILPGRTGPIPDVLYSAAGNSADALWYEHGIYAWDFEVGADLWNPDTKEWEPVGFQPPFEEGHAEAMEFANGMIGLFEVAYQYATDDRPPHSTLSPGEGAYDGPVKVRFDTSEPATVYYTLDGSRPTFDSDKIQIAGTREGAETLTISKTTTIHWFSVDPAGNVEGNYDPEGDGDNYNKATIEINYGLPDGINAAGLKTLIDRLEREGEITHDDSARHLRTHLTAVDRYERQEAAEKVVKHVQTFKQVLNHQQEHEWISEKAFDILKTYADFLLEKWQ; this is encoded by the coding sequence ATGGGAGTTAAACGGTTGTGGACATCTGCCTTGACTGTGTTCAGCATCATGGCGTTGCTCGCACCGTCCCTTTGGACAAGCCCGTCAGCCGCAGCTTCACTTCGCGATGTCGACCTCGAGCGCGAAACATCCCTCGTCCGCATTACGGTTCCGGATCGGTCGACATTGGACGAGCTGGTGGCAAGTGACCTCGATTTGACCGAGTACGTGCGCGAGCGAGACGGTGCTATCGAAGTGGACGCCGTTGTCACCGAAAGTGAACGAAAGGCCTTAAAGGCGCAAGGCTACACCGTCGAAACGGTGACGACTTACAGTGAAGTCGAGCGCACTTTAAAGCAGCGAGAACAAAAAGTCCGCCAACTCCAACAAGCGACAGCACGCGTGGACAAAATCAACATCTTGCGGGCCCAACACTTTGCGAACCAGGGCGGAACGTTCCTGTACGTTGAAGCGAAAACGAGCGCAGGGGATGCCGGAAGTGTTTCCCTCACCGCCACGTGGACGGAAGACGGTGAAAAGAAAACAGCCACGCTGCAGCGCAAAGTGGACCAGAACGAATATTTGTACCACCACATGTTAGTCGAGATCGGTGCAGTGCCCGATCGCGTCGTCATCACCAGCAACCAAGGCGGACGCGCTGAAGTGCCGGTCACGGAGTGGGTTGGCGGAGAACCACCCGATGAAGGAGAACACTACGTCAGTGACTTTATCGACCACTATATGACTCCGACAGAGGTGACGGCACGCATCGAGCAACTGGCCGCAGAATTTCCAGAGCTGGCCGAGATCGTCACTCTCCCTTACGAAACGAATGGCTACCGCCGAAAAGCGCAAGCCTTGATCGGCAATCCCGAAATCCACCCCGATGCCACGGTGGTGCTCACATCCAAAGCCTGGGGACACGAAGGCGGAAACGACATCACCGTAGACGTTGAGGCATCAGATGAAGCAAACGCCGACTTAACCGTCGAAGTCAACGGAAACCACATGACTGTCAACCTCGCGACGAACGCGTCGGCTGAACCTTCTAGCACAGCTGCCGACGTCGTGGACGCCGTGAATGCATCCGCCGGACATCTAGTCACGGCGACCCTGTTTCGCAACAGTTCAGGCGACGACACGGTCCGCCCGCAGGAGAGAACGGCGCTGAACAACGGATTGGACGCACCCCCGGAAGTGTCGCGGGAACCGTTCGAAGTCAAAGCGATTCGCATCGGAAAACACCGTGACGGATCCAAGGTGGGCGTCATGGCCTACGCCCAGGAACACGCTCGCGAATGGGTGACGCCCCTCGTCGCTGTGGAGACTGCTGAACGCCTCTTGCGCAACTACGCCACCGACGCCGACACGAAAAAACTCGTCGACAACTTGGACATCTTCATCGTTCCGACGGTAAACCCAGACGGCGGACACTACTCGTTTTACGACTACAACTGGCAGCGTAAGAACATGACGAACCACTGTGGACCCGAAAATTCCGACCCTTACCGACAGGATACGTGGGGTGTAGACTTAAACCGCAACCACACCGTCGGGTCTGTCTACGACGGCTACATCGGCGCTTCGACCAACTGTACGTCGGGCACGTACGCCGGACCGGAGGAACTGTCGGAACCAGAGAGCCGAAATTTGATCTGGCTCGCTGAAGAAAACCCAAACATTCAGTTCGCCATGAACATTCACAGCTACGGCGGCTATTTCATGTGGCCCCCAGGTGCGTACGACGCTGAACGCAACACGTTGCCACGTCCGACCGCAGGAGAGGAAGCTTATTTCTGGCAGGCGTCGCAAACGATTTTGGAAGCGATCAAAGCGTACAGAGGGACTGTGATTTTGCCTGGACGAACCGGTCCGATTCCGGACGTTCTTTACTCCGCAGCTGGAAACTCAGCCGACGCTCTCTGGTATGAACACGGGATTTACGCGTGGGACTTTGAAGTCGGTGCAGACTTGTGGAACCCGGACACGAAAGAGTGGGAACCTGTCGGATTCCAGCCCCCGTTTGAAGAAGGGCACGCCGAAGCGATGGAGTTCGCAAACGGCATGATCGGGCTGTTTGAAGTCGCCTACCAGTACGCGACAGACGACAGACCGCCCCATTCGACGCTGAGCCCGGGAGAAGGTGCGTATGACGGACCGGTGAAAGTTCGCTTCGATACGAGCGAGCCCGCTACCGTCTACTACACACTGGACGGGTCGCGCCCGACGTTCGATTCCGACAAAATCCAAATTGCCGGTACCCGGGAAGGCGCCGAAACGTTAACGATCAGCAAAACGACGACGATCCATTGGTTTTCAGTGGACCCTGCCGGCAACGTTGAGGGAAATTACGATCCAGAAGGCGATGGAGACAACTACAACAAAGCGACGATTGAAATAAATTACGGTTTACCTGACGGCATCAACGCCGCCGGCCTGAAGACGCTCATCGATCGATTGGAGCGAGAAGGAGAAATTACGCACGACGACTCTGCTCGCCATTTACGCACCCATCTGACAGCCGTCGACCGCTACGAAAGACAAGAAGCAGCAGAAAAGGTCGTCAAACACGTACAAACCTTTAAACAAGTGTTGAACCACCAGCAAGAACACGAGTGGATCTCCGAAAAAGCTTTTGACATTTTGAAAACGTACGCCGACTTTTTGCTGGAGAAGTGGCAATAG
- a CDS encoding class F sortase has translation MAVETTGEHPRCFSLNGDVDSPTAFPIRRKVSVVVVSILFALLLLGKPHTVSADTGSHAWDGIPPGRTEKPVKLVIPALKLDADVREVGIDQTGAMEMPQDWQEVGWYRGSAHMGEWGTAVMSGHVDHYTGPAVFYHLKRLQAGDVVVIEDRHGTRWQYRVVSKEIKPLDKWQAREVFVAQSPFPSLHLFSCVGAYSKSAQTHLERILVRCELEEIVPAPAKVSGANVYTYVKIGV, from the coding sequence ATGGCGGTGGAAACAACGGGGGAACACCCCCGTTGTTTTAGTTTGAACGGGGACGTCGATTCTCCGACAGCGTTTCCGATTCGACGGAAGGTGTCCGTTGTGGTCGTCTCTATTCTGTTCGCTCTGCTGTTGTTGGGCAAGCCCCACACAGTCTCTGCTGACACCGGCTCACATGCGTGGGACGGCATTCCGCCAGGCCGCACGGAAAAACCGGTGAAACTCGTCATTCCCGCCTTGAAGCTCGATGCCGACGTGCGCGAAGTCGGGATAGATCAAACGGGTGCCATGGAGATGCCACAAGATTGGCAAGAGGTAGGGTGGTACCGTGGCAGTGCCCACATGGGGGAATGGGGCACCGCCGTCATGTCCGGCCACGTGGACCACTACACGGGTCCTGCCGTCTTTTATCACCTTAAACGGCTGCAGGCAGGAGATGTCGTCGTGATTGAAGATCGGCATGGGACGAGGTGGCAGTACCGGGTCGTCAGTAAAGAGATAAAACCCCTCGACAAATGGCAAGCGCGCGAAGTGTTTGTCGCACAGTCCCCCTTCCCGTCTCTCCATTTATTTTCCTGTGTCGGCGCTTATTCAAAAAGCGCACAGACTCATCTGGAGCGCATCCTCGTCCGCTGTGAACTGGAAGAGATTGTTCCTGCTCCAGCAAAAGTCTCAGGAGCAAATGTGTACACGTATGTCAAGATCGGTGTATAG
- a CDS encoding ABC transporter ATP-binding protein: MAGLTLNHVYKRYGDVTAVKDFNLEINDKEFLVLVGPSGCGKSTTLRMIAGLEEISEGELYIGDRLVNDVAPKDRDIAMVFQSYALYPHMNVYQNMAFGLKLRKFKKDEIDKRVKEAARILDIEHLLDRKPKALSGGQRQRVALGRAIVREPQVFLMDEPLSNLDAKLRVQMRTEISKLAKRLETTVIYVTHDQTEAMTMGDRIVVMKDGVIQQADSPDTIYNHPANMFVAGFIGSPAMNFISGTVLEESGKLHFKTNNLDVEIPEGKAKLLKDKGYAGKEVVFGIRPEDIHDEPVFLEASPHSVLKSKVEVSENMGSEMYLYLSGIGDETVVARVDARSGVEMGDEVKLAFDMNKCHIFDKETEETVF, encoded by the coding sequence GTGGCAGGTTTAACATTAAACCACGTCTACAAGCGGTACGGCGATGTGACTGCCGTCAAAGATTTCAACTTAGAGATCAACGATAAGGAGTTTTTGGTGCTCGTCGGTCCGTCGGGTTGTGGGAAGTCGACCACGTTGCGCATGATTGCCGGTCTGGAAGAAATTTCGGAAGGAGAACTGTACATCGGAGACCGACTGGTCAACGATGTGGCGCCGAAAGACCGGGACATCGCCATGGTGTTTCAAAGTTACGCCTTGTACCCGCACATGAATGTGTACCAAAACATGGCGTTTGGACTGAAGTTGCGCAAGTTTAAGAAAGACGAGATCGACAAGCGGGTGAAGGAAGCGGCGCGCATCCTCGACATCGAACACCTGCTGGACCGCAAACCGAAGGCGCTCTCAGGCGGTCAGCGGCAGCGCGTAGCCCTCGGACGGGCGATTGTACGCGAACCGCAAGTGTTTCTCATGGACGAACCGCTGTCGAACCTCGATGCGAAGTTGCGCGTGCAAATGCGCACGGAAATCAGCAAGTTGGCCAAGCGGCTGGAGACGACTGTCATCTACGTGACCCACGACCAGACGGAAGCGATGACGATGGGAGATCGCATCGTCGTCATGAAGGACGGCGTCATCCAGCAAGCCGATTCCCCTGACACGATATACAATCATCCGGCGAACATGTTTGTCGCAGGATTTATCGGATCGCCGGCGATGAACTTCATCTCTGGTACCGTGCTAGAGGAGAGTGGCAAGCTGCACTTCAAGACGAACAATTTAGATGTTGAAATTCCAGAAGGCAAAGCCAAACTGTTGAAAGACAAAGGGTATGCCGGTAAAGAGGTAGTTTTCGGCATTCGGCCGGAAGACATTCACGACGAGCCGGTGTTTCTGGAGGCGTCTCCCCACAGCGTGTTGAAATCAAAAGTAGAAGTGTCGGAAAACATGGGGTCCGAGATGTATTTGTACTTGAGCGGGATCGGAGACGAGACGGTCGTTGCCCGCGTCGATGCCCGTTCCGGCGTCGAGATGGGAGACGAAGTGAAGTTAGCTTTCGATATGAACAAGTGCCACATTTTCGACAAGGAGACAGAAGAAACAGTTTTTTAA
- a CDS encoding phage holin family protein: MRWLVGLLINGVAVLAAAFLLDSIEVDGFGSALIAAVILAVINTFIRPVLVFLTLPITVLSLGLFLLVINAVTFYVTGMLVPGLEVTSFWGAFWGALIVSVVSWALNGMIRD, translated from the coding sequence ATGCGCTGGCTCGTTGGTCTGCTGATTAACGGAGTGGCCGTGTTAGCCGCAGCTTTTCTGTTGGATAGCATTGAAGTTGACGGGTTCGGATCGGCCCTGATCGCTGCTGTCATTCTCGCTGTGATCAACACGTTTATCCGACCCGTTCTCGTATTCTTGACGCTTCCGATCACCGTTTTGAGTCTTGGGCTGTTTTTGCTCGTCATTAACGCCGTGACGTTTTATGTGACTGGCATGCTCGTACCGGGGCTGGAAGTGACGAGTTTTTGGGGCGCTTTCTGGGGAGCGCTCATCGTCAGCGTGGTCAGTTGGGCCTTAAACGGCATGATCCGCGACTAG
- a CDS encoding DUF4397 domain-containing protein gives MRTLSVLLCSLVLSFAVSLPAAGSQAASDDAYVRFLHASPDLLNVDVYVDGHRVLEGFEFQSVSDYASLRGGKHKVELFASGETETPIVRDSFELEPGVAVTAAIAGQEEDLDVALFPDRSGGRGDQASLRLIHLSPNAPEVDVSADDRALFTGIGVLTASQYSDLPAGEVNLSINPSGNPEAPTVSEVALDLEPGKAYSTVLMGVAGQAPGLEVLLLEDGVVPGLPKSGMGGASPIVE, from the coding sequence ATGCGTACGTTGAGTGTCTTGCTTTGTTCATTGGTGTTATCGTTCGCTGTCAGTTTGCCGGCAGCGGGAAGTCAAGCTGCCTCGGATGACGCCTACGTCCGTTTTTTGCACGCTTCGCCGGATCTCCTCAACGTAGATGTATACGTGGACGGGCACAGAGTCCTGGAAGGATTTGAATTCCAGTCCGTGTCCGACTACGCTTCGCTTAGAGGGGGAAAGCATAAGGTCGAATTGTTTGCTTCCGGTGAGACCGAAACGCCGATTGTGCGCGACAGCTTTGAACTAGAGCCGGGGGTGGCCGTTACGGCGGCCATAGCCGGTCAAGAAGAAGATCTGGATGTGGCGCTGTTTCCCGACCGTTCTGGTGGAAGGGGAGACCAGGCTTCGTTGCGCTTAATTCACTTGTCGCCGAACGCTCCTGAAGTGGACGTGTCAGCAGACGATCGAGCGCTGTTTACAGGCATCGGGGTGTTGACGGCGTCGCAGTACAGTGATTTACCAGCTGGCGAGGTCAACCTGTCCATCAACCCGAGCGGCAATCCCGAAGCGCCTACGGTATCTGAAGTGGCTCTCGATTTGGAGCCAGGAAAAGCGTACAGCACCGTATTGATGGGAGTGGCCGGCCAGGCGCCCGGCCTCGAAGTCTTGCTGTTGGAAGACGGGGTGGTGCCGGGCTTGCCGAAGTCTGGAATGGGGGGAGCCAGCCCCATTGTGGAGTAA
- the hprK gene encoding HPr(Ser) kinase/phosphatase: MANDVTVEDLVRKFDLEVVCGSEGLDHKIKVSDLSRPGLEMAGYFTYYPAERIQLLGKTELSFFHKLNEEERQDRMRKLCRKETPCICITRNFEAPPELVRPASEMGLPVLRTELPTTKFASRVTNYLEDVLAPRATMHGVLVDVYGVGILLVGASGIGKSETALELVKRGHRLVADDAVEIRQTAENRLVGNAPHLIRHLLEIRGLGIINVMTLFGAGAVRDFKAISLVIQLEVWKENRQYERLGLDEEKMKIIDTELPMLTVPVRPGRNLAVIIEVAAMNYRLKRMGYNAAVQFAEQLTNVIEDADEFD; encoded by the coding sequence ATGGCGAACGATGTAACCGTAGAGGATTTAGTGCGCAAATTTGATCTGGAAGTCGTGTGTGGCAGCGAAGGTCTCGATCACAAAATAAAGGTCAGTGACCTGTCTCGCCCTGGATTGGAGATGGCCGGTTACTTCACGTACTACCCGGCGGAACGCATACAGCTGTTGGGTAAGACGGAGTTATCGTTTTTTCATAAACTAAATGAGGAAGAACGGCAGGACAGAATGCGGAAGTTGTGTCGGAAGGAAACGCCGTGCATTTGTATTACGCGCAATTTTGAAGCTCCTCCCGAATTAGTGCGTCCGGCATCGGAGATGGGGTTGCCCGTGTTGAGAACGGAACTGCCGACGACGAAATTTGCCAGCCGGGTGACGAACTATTTGGAAGACGTCCTCGCTCCGCGGGCGACGATGCACGGCGTCCTCGTGGACGTGTACGGAGTCGGAATTTTGCTCGTCGGGGCGAGCGGGATCGGTAAAAGTGAGACGGCACTAGAACTTGTGAAGCGGGGACACCGCCTCGTAGCCGATGACGCGGTGGAAATCAGGCAAACGGCGGAAAACCGACTCGTCGGAAACGCCCCGCATTTGATTCGTCACCTGTTGGAGATTCGCGGCCTCGGCATCATTAATGTGATGACGTTGTTCGGGGCCGGCGCCGTCCGGGACTTTAAGGCGATTTCTCTCGTCATTCAGCTGGAAGTGTGGAAGGAAAACCGACAGTATGAGCGGTTAGGACTGGACGAAGAAAAAATGAAAATAATCGACACAGAGCTCCCCATGCTCACGGTCCCGGTGCGGCCGGGCCGAAACTTGGCGGTCATCATCGAAGTGGCCGCGATGAATTACCGTTTGAAGCGCATGGGGTACAACGCTGCCGTCCAATTTGCTGAACAGCTGACGAACGTGATTGAAGATGCGGACGAGTTTGATTAA
- a CDS encoding PucR family transcriptional regulator, giving the protein MSEHRWQKVAQKLKDILLTDVEWGRLDSRPEGMQHSGDSDVLVFPTDRTRGLWVAGSVSDREKQLISLLVEREKEEMSTGRGRSPKNQLIAWLREVEQSRDAFSALPSLGGRFTLSERIPFYVARCGEHVLTGEKEVIRVIQSFFDEQVWVLAMSTRDYLLLPLAGIVYEGDEAEEWQEMLWHWADGLVEMFTSELSEDVRAVVHPPVETIEELGKAWLEIKQTFSLGMALHPGRRVFATWDMALERLLQALPREERRAFLEDVASASHTWWKDQEMRETLETFFRLNLNVSETARQLYVHRNTLLYRLDKLKQETGRDVRRFEDAILIRLALLMTKP; this is encoded by the coding sequence TTGAGCGAACATCGTTGGCAAAAGGTTGCCCAAAAACTAAAAGATATTTTGCTGACAGACGTAGAATGGGGTCGGCTCGACTCGAGACCAGAGGGCATGCAGCACAGTGGTGACAGTGACGTGCTGGTTTTTCCGACAGACCGGACGCGGGGGTTGTGGGTGGCAGGTTCTGTCAGCGACCGTGAAAAACAGCTCATTTCCTTACTGGTTGAGAGGGAGAAGGAGGAGATGTCAACAGGCAGAGGGAGGTCACCGAAAAATCAGTTAATCGCGTGGTTGCGTGAAGTGGAACAGTCGCGAGACGCTTTTTCTGCGCTCCCTTCGCTCGGTGGCAGGTTCACGCTGTCAGAACGCATTCCGTTCTATGTGGCTCGGTGCGGAGAGCACGTCTTGACCGGTGAAAAAGAAGTGATCCGCGTGATCCAGTCGTTTTTTGACGAGCAGGTCTGGGTGCTTGCCATGTCGACGAGAGACTACCTCTTGCTTCCGCTGGCTGGGATTGTTTACGAAGGTGACGAAGCGGAAGAATGGCAGGAGATGCTGTGGCACTGGGCTGACGGATTAGTGGAAATGTTTACGTCGGAACTCAGTGAAGACGTTCGGGCAGTGGTTCACCCGCCAGTTGAGACGATCGAGGAGCTCGGCAAAGCGTGGCTGGAGATCAAACAGACGTTTTCCCTCGGGATGGCCCTTCACCCTGGACGCCGTGTTTTTGCCACGTGGGACATGGCCCTGGAACGACTGCTGCAGGCGCTGCCCCGTGAGGAAAGGCGCGCTTTCCTGGAAGACGTGGCCTCGGCCAGCCATACGTGGTGGAAAGATCAAGAAATGCGGGAGACCCTTGAAACATTTTTCCGCTTAAATTTAAATGTGAGCGAAACGGCGCGGCAGTTGTACGTGCACCGCAACACCCTCCTTTACCGGTTGGACAAACTGAAGCAAGAAACCGGACGGGACGTGCGCCGGTTTGAGGACGCTATATTAATCCGTCTCGCCCTGTTGATGACGAAACCGTAA